In Geobacillus kaustophilus, a genomic segment contains:
- a CDS encoding cation diffusion facilitator family transporter — MAPTLYDFHHLPHVKTQNQSKKALWVTLLLTMFFTAVEIIGGVLSNSLALLSDSAHMASDVLALGLSMVALYMATRPPNRRFTFGFLRFEIITSFLNGLTLAVIALWILWEGIQRFLHPEPIHFRLMLGIAAIGLVVNLTLTIVLSRSTKEEDNLNVQSALWHFIGDLISSIGVIVSALLIYFTGWTVFDPIISLVIAAIIFTGGAKIMRESYLILMEAVPDGFDLEQIRADIRKIEGVEDVHDMHLWAISTDHYSLSAHVFVNERIQPLCVILAVNEMLKEKYGIEHATIQVEHAMLHDHGRYGRAFLEKKASHE; from the coding sequence ATGGCTCCAACACTGTACGATTTTCACCATCTCCCGCACGTCAAAACGCAAAATCAATCGAAAAAAGCGCTCTGGGTGACGCTTTTGTTGACCATGTTTTTCACCGCCGTCGAAATCATCGGCGGGGTGCTGTCCAACTCACTCGCCCTCTTGTCCGATTCGGCCCATATGGCATCCGATGTATTGGCGCTTGGCTTAAGCATGGTCGCCCTCTACATGGCGACGCGCCCGCCGAATCGTCGGTTTACGTTCGGCTTTTTGCGGTTTGAAATCATCACATCGTTTTTGAACGGGCTGACGTTGGCCGTCATTGCGCTGTGGATTTTATGGGAAGGCATTCAGCGTTTTCTCCATCCGGAACCGATCCACTTTCGCCTCATGCTCGGGATCGCCGCAATCGGCCTCGTCGTCAACTTGACGTTGACCATCGTCTTAAGCCGGAGCACGAAAGAGGAAGACAACTTAAACGTTCAGAGCGCCCTTTGGCATTTCATCGGCGACTTGATCAGCTCGATCGGCGTCATCGTTTCCGCGCTGCTCATTTATTTCACCGGCTGGACGGTGTTCGACCCGATCATCAGCTTAGTGATCGCCGCCATCATTTTCACGGGCGGGGCGAAAATTATGCGCGAATCGTATCTCATCTTAATGGAAGCCGTGCCAGATGGGTTCGACCTCGAACAAATCCGCGCCGATATTCGAAAGATCGAAGGGGTCGAAGACGTGCACGATATGCACTTATGGGCCATCTCGACCGACCATTACTCGCTGTCGGCTCATGTGTTTGTCAACGAACGCATCCAGCCGCTATGCGTCATCTTGGCAGTGAATGAAATGTTGAAGGAAAAATACGGAATCGAGCACGCCACCATCCAGGTGGAGCACGCCATGCTCCATGACCATGGCCGCTATGGCCGGGCGTTTTTGGAGAAAAAAGCTTCCCATGAATAG
- a CDS encoding ABC transporter substrate-binding protein yields the protein MLQKKWTSLLAMLMALFVLLGPLAQPAAPVEAASKTRVFKTELGKLVIKGTPKRIVTLSMAGTDAVVTLGLKPVGYTISNSGTVPTYLRNKLKGVPSVGALSAPSLERIAALKPDLIIIDHEFEFHKAMIPQLKKIAPVAGFRANSYKEAMNQLLVLGDILGRKAKAKSFVNQFYKELKSQQAKLKDKNLRVLGFFVNKDGINVWQENSFSGSIFTALKADYAFKEKGDEYSDFKTVSLERILEIDPDVLFAYTDPGKNDLKKVKANPIWSQLKAVKKKRVVEVNRDLWSRSRGPLAAKLIVKEAASILKRYQ from the coding sequence GTGTTGCAGAAAAAATGGACCTCTCTTCTTGCCATGCTGATGGCGTTGTTCGTGCTGCTTGGGCCGTTGGCTCAACCGGCTGCGCCTGTCGAGGCCGCATCCAAGACAAGGGTGTTTAAGACGGAGCTTGGCAAGCTGGTGATCAAAGGTACGCCGAAGCGGATTGTCACGTTAAGCATGGCGGGGACAGATGCGGTTGTCACGTTAGGCTTAAAGCCAGTGGGGTACACGATTTCCAATTCTGGAACAGTGCCTACATACTTGCGCAATAAACTAAAAGGGGTGCCAAGCGTTGGGGCGCTTAGCGCCCCGAGTTTAGAGAGAATCGCAGCGCTCAAACCGGATTTGATCATTATCGACCATGAATTTGAGTTCCATAAAGCGATGATCCCTCAGCTGAAAAAGATTGCGCCAGTAGCGGGATTTCGTGCGAACAGCTACAAAGAAGCCATGAATCAGCTTCTTGTATTGGGAGACATCTTAGGGCGGAAGGCGAAGGCAAAATCGTTTGTGAATCAGTTTTATAAAGAATTGAAATCGCAGCAGGCAAAATTAAAAGATAAAAATCTTCGTGTATTGGGCTTTTTCGTAAATAAAGATGGCATTAATGTATGGCAGGAAAACTCATTCTCCGGATCGATTTTTACTGCGCTTAAGGCTGATTATGCATTTAAGGAAAAAGGGGATGAATACTCCGACTTTAAAACAGTAAGTTTAGAAAGAATTTTAGAAATCGATCCAGACGTGCTGTTTGCCTATACGGATCCTGGGAAGAATGACCTGAAAAAAGTGAAAGCCAACCCAATTTGGTCCCAATTAAAAGCAGTGAAAAAGAAGCGGGTGGTGGAAGTCAATCGCGATCTTTGGTCTCGCAGCCGGGGACCGTTGGCGGCAAAATTGATTGTAAAAGAAGCGGCATCCATTTTAAAACGTTATCAGTAA
- a CDS encoding LysE family translocator, which yields MEIGTIFSFLGVAVLLTLAPGPDILFVIAQSLSQGKQAGIATALGLCTGLLVHISAAVLGVSAVIYQSALAFVIVKYAGAAYLLYLAWQAFREKDSGLSFGRQKPMAYALLYKKGIVMNVLNPKVSLFFLALLPQFVNETAGHAPRQMLLLGAVFLVQALIVFTFVSIGAEKLRHLLLSNKRISKQINWLKGALFALIAIQIAFSERS from the coding sequence ATGGAAATCGGAACGATCTTCTCGTTTTTAGGCGTCGCCGTTTTGCTTACGTTAGCGCCAGGTCCCGACATTTTGTTCGTCATCGCCCAAAGCCTGTCCCAAGGCAAACAGGCGGGCATCGCCACCGCGCTCGGGCTGTGCACCGGCCTGCTTGTCCATATCAGCGCCGCTGTGCTCGGCGTCTCCGCTGTTATTTATCAGTCAGCGTTGGCGTTTGTCATCGTCAAGTACGCCGGCGCCGCCTATTTGCTGTACTTGGCATGGCAGGCGTTCCGCGAAAAAGACAGCGGCCTCTCCTTTGGGCGGCAGAAGCCGATGGCATACGCCTTGCTGTACAAAAAAGGCATTGTCATGAACGTGCTCAATCCGAAAGTGTCACTCTTCTTTTTGGCGCTCTTGCCGCAGTTCGTGAACGAAACAGCCGGCCATGCGCCGCGGCAAATGCTGCTGTTAGGCGCCGTCTTTCTCGTGCAGGCGCTCATTGTCTTCACCTTCGTAAGCATCGGCGCGGAAAAACTGCGCCATCTGTTGCTGTCGAACAAACGAATCTCCAAGCAGATCAATTGGCTAAAAGGCGCCCTGTTCGCCCTAATCGCCATCCAAATCGCCTTCAGTGAGCGTTCGTAG
- a CDS encoding FecCD family ABC transporter permease: MSSLAYGKRAIWISSLLVLGIILLIIVSLVSGPFFVPVREVIDVLLEDDGSKSRTVVWDLRFPRALLAVLIGANLAVAGAMMQCLTKNPMAEPKIMGVSAGGAVVVVIIEYFFAGLPLLFFSPLVFLGAAVGGALVYSLSLKRGALSPVRLTLAGVAVSAFLHAITVGILVLLGQDAAAVYAWLAGGLNGLTWRHLSMIAPWSLACLLISIMIASKMDLLELGDDAAKGLGVHVGILKTVMAVIIIILAGSAVSVSGVIGFIGLIIPHIVRKMVGVNYKYIIPVGALCGGMLLLTADLLARLVAQPIELPVGVFTAAVGCPYFLYLIRKQGEWNA, from the coding sequence ATGTCATCTTTGGCATACGGAAAAAGAGCGATATGGATCAGTTCGCTGTTAGTGTTGGGCATCATTTTGTTGATCATCGTTTCTTTAGTCTCTGGTCCGTTTTTCGTACCCGTTCGGGAAGTGATTGATGTGCTTTTGGAAGACGATGGATCCAAATCGCGAACAGTTGTTTGGGATTTGCGTTTTCCCCGTGCGCTTTTGGCGGTTTTGATCGGGGCGAATCTGGCGGTCGCTGGAGCGATGATGCAATGTTTAACGAAAAATCCAATGGCCGAGCCAAAAATCATGGGGGTGTCGGCCGGCGGAGCCGTGGTGGTTGTCATCATTGAATATTTTTTCGCCGGCCTTCCCCTCCTTTTCTTTTCCCCCCTTGTCTTTTTGGGGGCAGCGGTTGGAGGAGCACTCGTATATAGTTTGTCTCTGAAGAGAGGCGCCCTTTCTCCGGTGCGTTTAACCCTCGCCGGAGTGGCCGTCAGCGCATTTTTGCATGCGATCACCGTCGGAATTTTGGTCTTGCTTGGCCAGGATGCGGCTGCTGTATATGCATGGCTGGCCGGTGGGTTAAACGGTTTGACATGGCGCCATTTGTCGATGATCGCTCCATGGTCTCTTGCTTGCTTGCTCATTTCCATCATGATCGCTTCGAAAATGGATCTGTTGGAACTGGGCGACGATGCAGCCAAAGGTCTTGGTGTTCATGTGGGGATTCTCAAAACTGTCATGGCAGTCATTATTATTATTTTGGCTGGAAGTGCAGTGTCCGTATCCGGGGTAATCGGGTTTATTGGCTTGATTATTCCGCACATCGTCCGAAAAATGGTCGGCGTGAATTATAAGTATATTATTCCGGTTGGCGCCTTGTGCGGAGGAATGTTGCTTTTGACGGCTGATTTGCTTGCACGCTTGGTGGCGCAGCCGATTGAACTCCCTGTCGGAGTGTTTACAGCTGCCGTTGGTTGCCCATATTTTTTGTATTTGATTAGGAAGCAGGGCGAATGGAATGCGTAA
- a CDS encoding FecCD family ABC transporter permease, translated as MRKRYVGLVACLALLLIIIVPLGACFGDVKIPVSQVWEAFFNRKSSLNGEIVWEYRLPRILVGLFVGANLAVSGALLQAVTQNPLAAPNVIGMTAGASLFAVLALLIIPHFPISGLPFVTFFGALAAGLCVYAFAWKKGMDKGRFALSGIAFDALFQAAVAGILVFATKGIDAAVIWLAGSLWGRTWEHVFLIAPWSVVGLGLAYLCYRCMNVLQLHDDVAASLGLRVQAARFLIFLIAVGLCGSAVAVSGPIGFVGLVIPHLARLLTKADYQWLIPVSALLGAILMISADTAGRTAAAPIEIPVGILTAFLGAPYFLFLLRRAKL; from the coding sequence ATGCGTAAGCGTTATGTAGGACTTGTGGCTTGTTTGGCATTGCTTCTTATCATCATTGTGCCATTAGGCGCTTGTTTTGGGGATGTGAAAATCCCTGTTTCGCAAGTATGGGAGGCATTTTTCAACCGAAAGTCTTCCCTGAATGGGGAAATCGTGTGGGAATATCGTTTGCCAAGGATATTGGTCGGGCTGTTTGTCGGCGCCAACCTCGCCGTATCCGGAGCGCTGTTGCAAGCAGTGACGCAAAACCCGCTTGCCGCTCCGAATGTCATTGGAATGACGGCTGGCGCTAGCTTATTTGCTGTGTTGGCGCTGCTGATCATCCCTCATTTTCCTATCAGCGGCCTACCGTTTGTCACCTTTTTCGGTGCTCTCGCTGCCGGCCTTTGCGTGTATGCGTTTGCTTGGAAGAAAGGGATGGATAAAGGACGGTTTGCTTTATCGGGAATTGCTTTTGATGCCTTGTTTCAGGCGGCTGTTGCGGGGATTTTGGTTTTTGCGACCAAAGGGATTGATGCCGCGGTCATTTGGTTGGCGGGGAGTTTATGGGGAAGGACGTGGGAACATGTTTTTCTCATCGCTCCTTGGTCAGTGGTTGGACTCGGACTCGCTTATCTTTGTTATCGCTGCATGAATGTTTTGCAGCTGCATGATGATGTAGCGGCGAGTTTGGGACTGCGTGTCCAAGCAGCTCGTTTCCTGATTTTTCTCATTGCGGTCGGCTTGTGTGGAAGCGCTGTAGCCGTATCGGGTCCGATTGGATTTGTGGGACTGGTCATCCCCCATCTTGCCCGTTTGTTGACAAAGGCGGATTATCAGTGGCTGATTCCAGTCAGCGCCTTATTAGGAGCAATTTTGATGATCAGCGCCGATACAGCGGGAAGAACCGCCGCGGCGCCAATCGAAATCCCAGTCGGCATCCTGACGGCATTCCTTGGTGCCCCGTACTTTCTCTTTCTGCTTCGACGAGCAAAATTATAA
- a CDS encoding Ig-like domain-containing protein, which translates to MDWKKWMVSSFAAVSLAIAGAAESEVYAAKPAKLAIESAQPVNASSVKEYIVKGKGFKGAKIKIVITDGKASVTHYTVVQKSGSFEAPVNVSTLRDGTLTVSVTQIIKGQKHSRVRKKIIKDTKAPSVPVITNKGWINAKQQNAYAVQGTAEPHSAVQVLLSDGKQRIIKTVRTDGKGRFRAVIDARKLAEGEITVSAVSVDSAGNRSGESKKVLQKDVSIEAPELLNEGYINAFNYEAYPVTGTGTPGEKVVVEAADGKKSVSASGLVDEDGNYEVEINTSSLKDGKVTIRVKTMDQAGNESRVASVVLIKSLTSPAKPSIDNKGYVNASEDATAYEVTGKGEPGAEVEVTLSDGTNEISTVGTVEENGRYRVEADISPLSDGLITITAVQTSATGNVSPEATATVWKDTAVAAPSLNALPAVTNQNQAAYTIAGKAESNASVQIIITDGQKSLVERTSADSNGNFSKTIDLSAFNNGQLVIIATQEDKAQNHSEATTATVTKGQ; encoded by the coding sequence ATGGATTGGAAAAAATGGATGGTTTCTAGTTTCGCAGCAGTCAGTTTAGCCATAGCGGGGGCGGCGGAGTCTGAAGTGTATGCGGCGAAACCGGCCAAGCTTGCTATTGAAAGTGCGCAGCCGGTGAATGCTTCATCTGTGAAAGAGTATATCGTAAAAGGAAAAGGGTTCAAGGGAGCGAAGATTAAAATTGTGATCACGGATGGAAAAGCATCTGTCACTCATTACACTGTTGTTCAAAAGAGCGGATCGTTTGAAGCACCGGTTAACGTATCGACATTACGAGATGGGACGTTAACGGTGTCTGTCACGCAAATCATCAAGGGGCAGAAGCATAGCCGCGTACGAAAAAAGATTATCAAGGATACGAAGGCGCCTTCCGTTCCAGTGATCACGAATAAAGGATGGATCAATGCCAAACAGCAGAACGCTTATGCTGTCCAAGGAACAGCAGAACCCCACAGCGCTGTGCAAGTTTTGTTGAGCGATGGAAAACAGCGCATCATCAAAACGGTGCGTACGGACGGCAAAGGGCGATTCCGGGCGGTGATCGATGCAAGAAAGTTGGCGGAAGGAGAGATTACGGTCTCCGCGGTTAGTGTGGATTCGGCAGGAAACCGAAGCGGCGAATCGAAAAAAGTGCTTCAGAAAGATGTGAGCATAGAGGCCCCTGAGCTGTTGAATGAAGGATATATCAATGCTTTCAACTATGAAGCTTATCCAGTAACAGGGACAGGAACGCCTGGAGAGAAAGTGGTGGTGGAGGCTGCTGATGGAAAAAAATCCGTCTCAGCAAGCGGACTTGTGGATGAAGATGGGAATTATGAAGTAGAGATCAATACTTCTTCTCTGAAGGACGGGAAGGTCACGATCCGTGTGAAAACGATGGATCAGGCGGGAAATGAAAGCCGCGTGGCAAGTGTCGTCCTCATCAAATCTTTGACTTCTCCTGCCAAGCCGTCTATTGATAATAAAGGATATGTGAACGCCAGTGAAGATGCAACTGCTTATGAGGTGACGGGCAAGGGAGAGCCAGGGGCGGAAGTGGAGGTCACTTTGTCCGATGGAACGAATGAAATCAGCACAGTCGGTACGGTAGAAGAAAACGGGAGATACCGTGTAGAAGCTGATATTTCCCCGTTAAGCGATGGATTGATTACCATTACAGCCGTTCAAACGAGTGCAACGGGCAATGTAAGCCCCGAGGCAACCGCGACGGTTTGGAAGGATACAGCTGTTGCCGCTCCATCATTGAACGCCCTCCCAGCCGTTACGAATCAAAATCAAGCGGCATATACGATCGCAGGAAAGGCAGAAAGCAACGCATCGGTGCAAATCATCATTACGGATGGACAAAAATCTCTTGTTGAACGGACATCGGCGGACTCGAATGGGAATTTTTCGAAGACGATCGATTTGTCTGCGTTCAACAATGGCCAGCTGGTGATCATTGCGACACAAGAAGACAAAGCGCAAAACCATAGTGAAGCGACCACAGCGACGGTGACGAAAGGGCAATAA
- a CDS encoding NAD(P)/FAD-dependent oxidoreductase — protein sequence MNLQSGIFYWPTTFTNPPSYPVLEEDIDCDVLIIGAGTSGAQCAYFLSDTDLDVVVVEKRKAGHGSTAVNTALIQYLGEKMFFELINSFGETYAARHVKLCEQAIRDLADAARKLPLDCEFVSRDSLYYASSPEDVSKLEKEYAALQKHGFAIEWWPEEQIARHYPFRKPAALLTKGDSEVNPYKLTIGLLEYAKRRGVAIYEQTEINGKKLEKDQAVFYTKTGAVIRARAVIVAAGYETLDFKKDPNAVLSSTYAVVTNQVEDFSSWHNRTLIWETARPYIYMRTTADNRIIIGGLDEDTTYADERDAKLIHKRDQLIAEFQQRFPTIPVRAEFYLGAYYAGTHDGLPIIGVYDEYPNCYFVYAYGDNGAVYSMALAKCLRDWIAAGQSGDAQLYLPDRPLVSALSS from the coding sequence GTGAACTTGCAATCTGGAATCTTCTACTGGCCAACAACTTTTACCAACCCGCCGAGCTACCCGGTCTTAGAGGAAGACATCGACTGCGACGTGCTTATTATCGGCGCTGGTACTTCGGGCGCCCAATGCGCCTACTTCCTCAGCGACACCGATCTTGACGTCGTGGTCGTCGAGAAGCGAAAAGCGGGACACGGGAGCACAGCTGTCAATACGGCCCTGATCCAATACTTGGGGGAAAAAATGTTTTTCGAGCTGATCAACAGCTTTGGCGAAACGTACGCGGCGCGGCATGTAAAACTTTGTGAACAGGCCATCCGCGATCTCGCCGATGCCGCTCGAAAGCTGCCGCTCGATTGCGAATTTGTCTCCCGCGACAGTTTGTATTATGCCAGCTCTCCTGAAGATGTAAGCAAATTGGAAAAAGAATACGCCGCTCTCCAGAAACACGGCTTTGCTATCGAATGGTGGCCGGAAGAACAAATCGCCCGCCATTATCCGTTCCGCAAGCCAGCGGCGCTACTGACGAAAGGAGACAGCGAAGTCAATCCATACAAACTGACGATCGGCCTGTTGGAATATGCCAAACGCCGAGGGGTCGCCATTTACGAACAAACCGAAATCAATGGAAAAAAACTCGAAAAAGACCAAGCCGTTTTTTATACGAAAACCGGCGCAGTCATTCGCGCCAGAGCAGTCATCGTGGCGGCTGGTTACGAAACATTGGACTTCAAAAAAGATCCGAACGCCGTGCTGAGCAGCACTTATGCCGTGGTTACCAACCAAGTCGAGGATTTCTCAAGCTGGCACAACCGAACACTCATTTGGGAAACGGCCCGTCCTTACATCTACATGCGGACGACCGCTGACAACCGCATTATCATCGGTGGATTGGATGAAGATACAACGTATGCCGATGAGCGCGATGCCAAACTCATTCATAAGCGCGACCAGTTGATCGCGGAGTTTCAGCAACGCTTCCCCACGATCCCGGTTCGAGCCGAATTTTACTTAGGCGCCTACTACGCCGGCACACACGACGGTCTGCCGATCATCGGAGTATACGACGAATATCCAAACTGCTATTTCGTCTACGCCTATGGAGACAACGGCGCCGTTTACAGCATGGCGCTCGCCAAATGCCTGCGCGACTGGATCGCGGCAGGCCAAAGCGGCGACGCCCAGCTCTACTTGCCGGACCGTCCGCTTGTCTCGGCGTTGTCTTCGTAA
- a CDS encoding YobA family protein, whose product MKKRLVFIAAVWTVWLAGCNGQTDRYAIEGYVVRKEGGSILVVSSDPQDFRSTGGIEEFYNAILVSNAPARVKIGQKVRVWIDEGIAESYPGQGKAGKVLVVPSAPRDGASLLEEEVIRQALKKEAIGLQHMIPVIRAVQYDKQADTWTLRVKDAHGRTEFDVRIKDG is encoded by the coding sequence TTGAAAAAACGGCTTGTTTTCATTGCCGCCGTGTGGACTGTTTGGTTGGCAGGCTGTAACGGGCAAACTGACCGCTATGCCATTGAAGGGTATGTTGTGAGAAAAGAAGGGGGGAGCATCTTGGTTGTCAGTTCGGATCCGCAAGATTTTCGTTCCACAGGCGGGATTGAAGAGTTTTACAATGCTATCTTGGTTTCGAATGCACCAGCGCGAGTGAAGATCGGTCAGAAAGTTCGGGTCTGGATTGATGAAGGAATTGCTGAGTCGTATCCAGGCCAAGGAAAGGCTGGAAAAGTGTTGGTTGTGCCGAGCGCTCCGCGTGATGGGGCCAGCTTATTGGAGGAGGAAGTGATCCGCCAAGCGCTGAAAAAGGAGGCGATTGGTCTCCAGCACATGATTCCTGTGATTCGAGCGGTTCAGTATGACAAACAAGCGGACACTTGGACGCTTCGAGTGAAAGACGCCCATGGGCGAACGGAATTTGATGTTCGAATCAAGGATGGATAA